The DNA sequence GCTGGGACTTGGACCCAAGTTTTATGTTTTTGGATACTCCATGGGAGGGCAGGCTGTTTGGGGTGTCCTCAAGTACATCCCTCACaggtaaacaaaatattttgtcGCAACTTACTCCCGTTTCTCAGTTAATGCCTATTGGATGTTTGTCCACCAATTAGTTTGATTTGTTTCTTTAAcctttttaaaataatcaaataagtttgctatattaaaataacaatgttgtatatgaattaaaaatcagtcaataattaataatcatataaatatataattttgattaCAGTGCTATAAAATTATTTGATTATTTGACTATGACATATTTgatatttctattataaaattttaattattttgaaaaagtcacTTACTATCTCATTAACCTTTTAGAAAGCCAgtctaaaaatttatatttctacaaCGATTAGATAAATGTAAGCTTAACTTTTGATACACCTAGCTAGATCAAATTCTAATAACATAGATATACTTATACTTAATATTTATATCAATTGTAGCACACATTATTATATACAacatttaatacaatttatttgaatataaGTGTTTGCTCCTTTATGACAAGAATATATAAATGGTACACACTTGCACAGACTTGCTGGAGCAACACTATTGACCCCAGTTACCAACTACTGGTGGAATGCTTTCCCTTCTAACTTGTTTACAAAGACTTACTACAAGCAACCTGCACAAGACCAATGGGCTGTTGGAATTGCTCATTACTTACCATCGCTAACATATTGGTGGATCACTCAGAAGTGGTTTCCAACATCAAGTGTTGTGGAATACAATCCTGCTATTTTCTCACAACAAGATTTATCCATAATTCGCTCTTCTAATTTTTCAAAAGGTCGAGAAAATCAGGTAAGTATTTCAATTATTTAACTCTATTTCTCCATGTTTagcaaataaatataatattgcaATCTTTTTCCCATATCCAAGTATAGTGATATGCCACACCTTTCACACCAGATCTCATCACACAttatatttcatgtttattggGTTTCGACGCTacctactattattttttattcttttaaatggGATCGATGTTCTAACTAGTTAAAGAGAATTtgaagatttattattattatatccctAGAAAAAGGcaataaaaaatcattttaaaaaactTACAATTTTCAgtttatagaaaagaaaattaatattatatcgtAACATAAGtcttaaaaagaaaaacatatgtttaaaaaattctttcaaaaaggATAATTTAGgagaaaaaaatctttttataaaagTCTACCCAAACAAGTTTTTAGTAGCTTAAAAAATACTTAAAGAAATTATTTGTAATTTGAACGAAATATACCTTAAAAATTACAAATGAGGGGGACCCCAGTATCTTATAAAATTGATGTTTTAAAAgttattagtaaaataaaatatcttgTAAAATAAACTTCGAGGGACTACCCActcttaaattatttattcaaaaggTAGTATTAAGTTTAATATGGTACAGAATGAATCCATATCTTAATGGTTAAATCTTTTACATTTTATTTCAGTTTGAAAGTATGTGTTTCACTCTCATCCCCTCCCcgattaaaagagaaaaaaaaatctatgGAGATTAGATGTTCTAAAAAGTTAAcctaaaagataaatttgaatatATCTAAGAGAAAGGCATTTGTTTGTTAACAAGATGTGATGTACGTTCTTGTTGTCGTCACAGGCGGTGCAACAAGGTGAATCTGAATCCATTTGCCGTGACATGATCATTGGATTTGGAGCTTGGGACTTCGATCCCCTCAAGATTGATAACCCATTTCCAAAGAATGAAGGCCAGGTTCATGTATGGCAAGGTGAAGATGATCAGCTTGTTCCTGCTATGCTACAACGCTATCTTGCTCAAAACATTCCATGGATTCAGTACCATGAATTGCCAGGTGCAGGGCATATGTTTCCGTTAGGAGACAAACTCAATGAAGCCATTCTCAAAACACAATTACTTATATGAGTATTGCAAGTGCAGAATTAAAGAATaactttttgtattattttagttaaatttgtataaattatttggtggatattttagaatatttgttgttatcttttttatattagttttaatgTTTGAGAATTTTCAAGTCATTATAACCATTAGTGAGTCTTTAATTGGACTATTGGGGTGTGTTTAAAATAAGAAAGGTAATTTTGTGCGTATTAAAATGTCACTTTTCCTAAAATCATTGGAtctcattaaataaaaattaaaagttgttatagaaaaaaatattaataaattttaataaatataggatatattaatatatcttttaataAGTTTTTATTTGGATGTTATTAAGTTgattaaaaaagttttttttaataattttttttattttttagtgtgataaattttttgtaataaaagtaaaagtattaaaaaatataaaaaaatatatattttttatattattgtacttaaatataattgataaataaaaaaaattgtataaaatagttaaatataaaattatttttatttttttaaattttttttaaataactaattttttttttttaaatttatccaaACAAGTCCTAAGTAATGAGAGGTAAAACCGTAAAATTTACAAGctgttatttttttcattttttatataaacacATAATTTATAACAAATATAACTTCAGATTAGACATTGTATCCATCAAACcacatttttattattcataaatttttacagattttgattttaatattttagtttttacatAAATTATGTAGTTCACACTTCACAGTTTCACATGTCTCCaactactatttttcataaattttgaaCTTGAGAAAACCTATTCGTAAATGTAATTACTGATAAACATACCTAggttttcaacaccaaacttcagATAATTTACAATGTTGGACGGAATAACGATGAACATTTTTAAGTTTCCTTGACTTCAATAAAAGCTTATTTACTGTTAAAAGACTTAAGAATTAAGATGCAAACGCCATGAATCCCAAAAGCCATACACGGCCAAGATTGGCTAGCCTAAAAACTTGTACATTATTTTGTTTTGGGTCAAGCTAGAGACACCCAAAAATTTTTTAGGACATACCTTTTATTCTGGCTTTAACACACATAAGCCGCACAAACAAGACAACAGCGAACAAAAACATCATGCAGTAATACGAAACACAGGCAGAGAGGAATCTGTCTGTGCGGAAAGACGTACAATTTTGGTTTCGGTTGACGCATCGCCGCACTCATTAATTTCTGTGTGGCCTTTGTCTTGAAACCATGTGCTCTGATTTCTGCTCACAATGGGAAAGTTTGGACATAAGTATAGCTGAAGCAAAGAAAAACAATATTCATAGTCCAAAAGAAGAAAAGCTTCATGACGAATATACACAACCGGAACCAGAGTAGACTTTAATAGGATAAACATGATTATGTAGTTCAAAGAAATCAACTTGATCAGATCAGAACAATGTAGCTGACCCATAAAAGAAACCAACGTTCAGCTATTTTGTGGCTTCAAAATCTTACTAAGAATGTTCATAACAGCCAAGTCAATTCGACAGTAAAGTTAGCAAAGTGAGACACTCTTGAGGCTGCAGAATTATAGAAATTTTCTGTTATCCCCGCTTTTACATGGTATTAGCATTATTTTcctgacttttttttttaattttatctttatttatattttccCGTTGTGTGGCTCATTGTTCCATGCAGCTAAATCTTGCAAGAGAAAAAAGACATAAGATGCAACTCACCTGCTCCGAATATGGCAAAAATTTTCCATCAAATGTCAGGACCACACGATCTTTCCCATCTACTCCCTTGACTTTGTCAACTGAGCAGTAGAAATCTATTGCTGACGTGCtgaaaatgaaaattaacaaaaacTATTTGTTAGGCAGGGAAATcttctaaaaataaaatgttcAGTTTGCTTTCcacaagaattttattatttgcTGAGATCTTAAGCACGTTTAAGTGAAAATGTTCCATTATAGATTGGACAATGGAGATAGTAAAGACGAAAGAAGGATAAAAGGTGATAATAATGTATGTCATAAACTGTGAGTGGTAAACTTTCAATCTCCAAAGAAAGAACTTCAAATTTCTTCACTTCCGACTTTGCTCCTTCAATTTTAACTTGCACTCTGATAACGATAAGATACCCTTTCTTGTCACAGGAAGGGTGCAGGAAGATACGTTTAAGAACATATGAATGGACATCCAGGACAAAACAATAACCTGATATTCTAGGAGAAAGAGATAATGCTGGCTAACTAGGAAATAACATATAAGGAATACGATCATTAAATCACAGCATGTTTGTATGTGGTTGAGCCTTGCGAGGTTTAGATTCCTCATCCGAAAATCATTCATAAGCATCCGGTTGTAACAAGCATAAGACCAAGGTTTCAATTAGACTATTAGAGATCA is a window from the Arachis hypogaea cultivar Tifrunner chromosome 17, arahy.Tifrunner.gnm2.J5K5, whole genome shotgun sequence genome containing:
- the LOC112765316 gene encoding uncharacterized protein; its protein translation is MQQKRTLIFLLVALIALAYRAIQPPPPRTCGSPGGPPITAPRIRLRDGRHLAYKEHGVPRELAKNKIVFLHGFASTRHDTVITVNLPSGLLEELGAYIVSFDRPGYGESDPDPIRTPKSLAFDVEELADKLGLGPKFYVFGYSMGGQAVWGVLKYIPHRLAGATLLTPVTNYWWNAFPSNLFTKTYYKQPAQDQWAVGIAHYLPSLTYWWITQKWFPTSSVVEYNPAIFSQQDLSIIRSSNFSKGRENQAVQQGESESICRDMIIGFGAWDFDPLKIDNPFPKNEGQVHVWQGEDDQLVPAMLQRYLAQNIPWIQYHELPGAGHMFPLGDKLNEAILKTQLLI